From Bosea sp. NBC_00550, the proteins below share one genomic window:
- a CDS encoding ABC transporter substrate-binding protein, producing MPTRRRALLALAAGCLPAAPGFNGSALARSSPPGEAVRVACTDWTGAETLLALGIVPAGVIDRAGYDRTMVEPSLPASVVELGAGWAPNVELLQYLQPDFILIPQWSVRSPQLARIAPVVVLQNRSETLDAIDTAKRQLPELAERFGAPRAAQEIITRFDEELQAIRASLSTWDDRPIAYLNLNPDGRNVSIATATSLFEDVARRLGLKNAWGRQANVWSFYVTGVEQLASIPDARLIYADQGARTEAALRRLADNRIWNSLPAVREGRISRIPATYAYGSLPTALRLARMLAQDASRPAGSPAHG from the coding sequence ATGCCGACCCGGCGCCGCGCGCTGCTGGCCTTGGCCGCGGGCTGCCTCCCGGCAGCGCCGGGCTTCAATGGCTCGGCCCTCGCCAGGTCGAGCCCGCCGGGCGAGGCCGTACGGGTCGCCTGCACCGACTGGACGGGCGCCGAGACGCTGCTCGCCCTCGGCATCGTGCCCGCTGGCGTCATCGACAGGGCGGGCTACGACCGCACGATGGTGGAGCCGTCGCTGCCGGCATCGGTGGTCGAGCTCGGAGCGGGCTGGGCGCCCAATGTCGAACTGCTTCAGTATCTGCAGCCCGATTTCATCCTGATCCCGCAATGGTCGGTCCGGTCCCCGCAGCTCGCGCGGATCGCTCCTGTCGTCGTTCTTCAGAACCGGAGCGAGACGCTCGACGCGATCGATACCGCGAAACGGCAATTGCCGGAGCTGGCGGAGCGCTTTGGCGCGCCCCGTGCAGCCCAGGAGATCATCACCCGCTTCGACGAGGAGCTGCAGGCGATCCGAGCCTCCCTGAGCACCTGGGACGATCGGCCGATCGCCTATCTCAACCTCAATCCGGACGGCCGGAACGTCTCGATCGCCACCGCCACCTCGCTCTTCGAAGACGTGGCGCGCCGGCTTGGCCTGAAGAACGCGTGGGGCCGGCAAGCCAATGTCTGGTCCTTCTATGTGACAGGTGTCGAGCAACTGGCGAGCATCCCCGATGCGCGATTGATCTATGCCGATCAGGGGGCCCGGACGGAGGCGGCGCTGCGTCGCCTCGCGGATAACAGGATCTGGAACAGCCTGCCGGCAGTGCGCGAGGGACGGATCAGCCGGATCCCGGCGACCTATGCCTATGGCAGCCTGCCCACGGCCCTCAGGCTCGCCCGCATGCTTGCGCAGGACGCAAGCCGCCCTGCCGGATCGCCGGCTCATGGCTGA
- a CDS encoding TonB-dependent siderophore receptor — protein sequence MIATLMMTAIVTGVVGFDSSARAQSVTQSSFDIPAGPLNRTLTAFGRQAGLQVTYLASAAAGKTSPGLSGPATREQAIARILQGTGLSYRFTNATTVAISPQGAGSGAAAAGDGSLLLDTIEVQGRTESAWGPVDGVVAHRSASSTKTDTSLLETPQSVSVVTAAQVTQQGTQSIGEALRYTPGTYSDIYGTNTTRDLIRIRGFSPKFYQDGLVLPYGIGSQGTQTEPFGLERIEVLRGPSSVLYGQNPPGGIINMVSKRPLDEPRREVFVQAGNFSRLQAGFDVSGPVTADKSLLYRVVGLGRNSGTQVDFADNDRYYFAPSFTWRPSGATSLTVLSSFQRDRAGIADQYFPAAGTLYANPNGRIRTSTNIGEPWLDKLDRKMTTIGYEFSHAFSDNLSFRQNAGYNYAEVYNASTFTTGILADNRTITRRFSTIDRTLRYFSIDNQLLAKIETGPLRHEILIGLDHRNTSEYALNGGVLPAPNLNVFAPVYGRPFNAFSFNQNYRDFVRQTGVYAQDQIRLDKWLLTLSGRQDWSKTGRTSYFPTRSKTEADDRAFTGRVGLSYLFDNGLAPYVSYSTSFEPVSGATSPARGSEAFRPTEGEQFEAGLKYQPSWFDGLFTAAVFDLRQTNVSTTDPLDTRYSVQTGEVRARGFEFEARANITSSLSVIGSYSYTDTEITKSNVAAQLGRVLPSTPKDQASLWAQYAFKEGPFNRLSIAGGVRYIGATYGDAANLWRVPGYTLVDASLTLDLGKIWQPAKGATFQVNANNLFDKEVVNICFNAYSCMIGQRRTVLATLRYQW from the coding sequence TTGATCGCGACGCTGATGATGACGGCGATCGTCACCGGCGTCGTCGGCTTCGACAGCAGCGCCCGAGCGCAGAGCGTGACGCAGTCATCGTTCGACATTCCCGCAGGACCGCTCAATCGTACATTGACCGCATTCGGCCGCCAGGCAGGGCTTCAGGTCACCTATCTCGCGAGCGCCGCCGCGGGAAAGACGTCGCCCGGCCTTTCGGGGCCCGCGACGCGCGAGCAGGCCATCGCCCGCATCCTGCAGGGCACCGGATTGTCCTACCGCTTCACCAACGCCACCACCGTCGCGATCTCCCCGCAAGGAGCGGGCTCCGGCGCAGCTGCCGCCGGAGACGGCTCCTTGCTTCTGGACACGATCGAGGTCCAGGGCCGGACCGAGAGTGCCTGGGGGCCGGTCGACGGCGTCGTGGCGCATCGCAGCGCCTCCTCGACGAAGACCGACACCTCGCTGCTGGAAACGCCGCAATCCGTCTCGGTCGTGACCGCGGCACAGGTCACACAGCAGGGCACGCAGTCGATCGGCGAGGCGCTGCGCTATACGCCGGGCACCTATAGCGACATCTACGGGACGAATACGACGCGCGACCTCATCCGCATCCGCGGCTTCTCGCCGAAATTCTATCAGGACGGATTGGTTCTGCCTTACGGCATCGGATCCCAGGGCACGCAGACCGAACCGTTCGGCCTGGAGCGCATCGAGGTCCTGCGGGGCCCTTCATCGGTGCTCTACGGACAGAATCCGCCCGGCGGCATCATCAACATGGTGAGCAAGCGACCGCTCGACGAGCCGCGCCGCGAAGTCTTCGTCCAGGCCGGTAATTTCAGCCGCCTGCAGGCGGGCTTCGACGTCAGCGGCCCGGTGACGGCCGACAAGAGCCTGCTCTATCGGGTGGTGGGTCTCGGCCGGAACAGCGGCACGCAAGTCGATTTCGCCGACAATGATCGCTATTATTTCGCGCCGAGCTTCACCTGGAGACCATCCGGCGCCACCTCGCTGACGGTTCTGTCATCCTTCCAGCGTGATCGGGCGGGCATCGCCGACCAGTATTTCCCAGCTGCCGGCACGCTCTACGCCAATCCGAACGGCCGCATCCGCACGAGCACCAATATCGGCGAGCCATGGCTCGACAAGCTCGATCGCAAGATGACTACGATCGGGTACGAATTCTCGCACGCCTTCAGCGACAATCTGAGCTTCCGCCAGAATGCCGGCTACAACTACGCCGAAGTCTACAACGCCTCGACCTTCACGACCGGCATTCTCGCCGACAACCGTACGATCACGCGCCGCTTCAGCACGATCGACCGCACGCTCCGCTATTTCTCGATCGATAATCAGCTGCTGGCGAAGATCGAGACGGGGCCGCTGCGGCACGAGATTCTCATCGGGCTGGACCATCGCAATACCAGCGAGTACGCCCTGAATGGCGGCGTCCTGCCGGCGCCGAACCTGAACGTGTTCGCGCCTGTCTACGGCCGGCCGTTCAACGCATTCAGCTTCAACCAGAACTATCGCGACTTCGTTCGGCAGACCGGCGTCTATGCGCAGGACCAGATCCGCCTCGACAAGTGGCTGCTGACCCTGAGCGGACGGCAGGATTGGTCCAAGACGGGCCGGACCAGCTATTTCCCGACCCGGTCGAAGACCGAGGCCGATGATCGCGCCTTCACCGGGCGCGTCGGCCTGAGCTATCTCTTCGACAACGGTCTTGCGCCCTATGTCAGCTACTCGACCTCGTTCGAGCCCGTCAGCGGCGCGACGTCGCCGGCGCGTGGCTCGGAAGCGTTCAGGCCGACCGAGGGCGAACAGTTCGAGGCCGGGTTGAAGTATCAGCCGAGCTGGTTCGACGGGCTCTTCACGGCTGCGGTCTTCGATCTGCGCCAGACCAACGTCTCGACGACCGATCCGCTGGATACGCGCTACAGCGTCCAGACCGGCGAGGTGCGCGCACGCGGCTTCGAATTCGAGGCGCGGGCGAACATCACCTCATCGCTCAGCGTCATCGGCTCCTACTCCTACACCGACACCGAGATCACCAAGAGCAACGTCGCCGCGCAGCTCGGGCGCGTCCTTCCCTCGACGCCGAAGGACCAGGCCAGCCTCTGGGCGCAGTACGCGTTCAAGGAGGGTCCTTTCAATCGCCTCTCGATCGCCGGCGGCGTCCGCTATATCGGCGCGACCTACGGCGACGCCGCCAATCTCTGGCGCGTGCCGGGTTACACTCTCGTCGATGCCTCGCTGACGCTCGACCTCGGCAAGATCTGGCAGCCGGCCAAGGGCGCCACCTTCCAGGTCAACGCCAACAACCTCTTCGACAAGGAGGTCGTGAACATCTGCTTCAATGCCTATAGCTGCATGATCGGCCAGCGGCGCACCGTGCTGGCGACCCTGCGCTATCAGTGGTGA
- a CDS encoding FecR family protein, with translation MSATDHDQDRLTDEAIDLVIRLQNDPGNPVSSEMIRAWRARSPEHDRIWARVARLHGAAGKVITERHRSERGEDIEPSRRLLLVGGAIGLGALGAGYTILPEIMFRNRADHATGKGETRMLALPDGTKAMLGPDSALSLDYGEARRRVELLQGMAFFEVMREPARPFVVSAGELAATALGTAYDVSNDAGVVQVAVDHGVVEAALPGARSSAALRLGAGDWMSFDPSSNKVERGRLEAGQIATWRDKLIIAEQETVATLVARIGRWIPGRIVMADPFIGSQRVSGLFDLNDPVRALEAVVHPAGARIRQVSSFVTIISPI, from the coding sequence ATGAGCGCAACGGACCACGATCAGGACAGACTGACCGACGAGGCCATCGACCTCGTGATCCGCCTCCAGAACGACCCCGGCAATCCAGTCTCGAGCGAGATGATCCGCGCGTGGCGCGCCCGCAGCCCCGAGCACGACAGAATATGGGCGCGCGTGGCCAGGCTTCACGGAGCCGCCGGCAAAGTCATCACCGAGCGTCACAGGAGCGAGCGCGGCGAGGATATCGAGCCAAGCCGGAGGCTTCTGCTCGTCGGCGGCGCGATCGGGCTCGGCGCTCTCGGCGCCGGCTACACGATCCTGCCCGAGATCATGTTCCGCAACCGTGCCGACCATGCCACCGGCAAGGGCGAAACCCGCATGCTCGCCCTCCCCGACGGAACCAAGGCGATGCTCGGCCCGGACAGCGCGCTTTCGTTGGATTACGGCGAGGCCCGCCGCAGGGTCGAGCTCCTGCAGGGCATGGCCTTCTTCGAGGTGATGCGCGAGCCGGCGCGGCCCTTCGTCGTGAGTGCGGGCGAGCTTGCGGCCACCGCATTGGGAACGGCCTACGACGTGTCGAACGATGCCGGCGTCGTCCAGGTTGCCGTCGATCACGGCGTGGTGGAGGCGGCGCTTCCGGGCGCGAGGTCGTCAGCCGCCCTGCGGCTCGGGGCCGGCGACTGGATGAGCTTCGATCCGTCGTCGAACAAGGTCGAGCGCGGCAGGCTCGAGGCCGGACAGATCGCCACCTGGCGGGACAAGCTGATCATCGCCGAACAAGAGACGGTGGCGACGCTGGTCGCCCGGATCGGGCGGTGGATTCCGGGACGGATCGTCATGGCCGACCCGTTCATCGGATCGCAGCGCGTCAGCGGGCTGTTCGACCTGAACGACCCGGTTCGCGCCCTCGAAGCGGTCGTTCATCCGGCGGGAGCGCGTATCCGCCAGGTGTCCTCCTTCGTCACGATCATCTCCCCCATCTGA
- a CDS encoding RNA polymerase sigma factor, whose product MSWDLQHLFASYARDINRFLRRRGHSLETAEDLTQDTFVRVLATPPSETGLNHNPRAYLYQVSRNLSINHHRRENIVPFTDLSTDEIAKVADPAPSPERIVYSRQCLMQTQRALSELPERTRLAFEMHRIGDRTIAEVTRELGLSNARTWGLIHEAYRHLLKQVGDF is encoded by the coding sequence ATGAGCTGGGATCTGCAGCATCTGTTCGCGAGCTACGCCCGCGACATCAACCGCTTCCTGCGCAGGCGTGGGCATAGCCTGGAAACGGCCGAGGACCTGACGCAGGATACGTTTGTGCGCGTGCTGGCGACGCCGCCGTCGGAGACCGGCCTCAACCACAATCCCCGGGCCTATCTCTACCAAGTCTCGCGCAACCTCAGCATCAATCATCATCGTCGCGAGAACATCGTTCCCTTCACCGATCTCTCGACGGACGAGATCGCGAAGGTCGCCGATCCCGCGCCTTCACCCGAGCGGATCGTCTATTCGCGCCAGTGTCTCATGCAGACCCAGCGGGCGCTCTCGGAGCTGCCTGAGCGGACGCGTCTGGCGTTCGAGATGCATCGGATCGGCGATCGCACGATCGCCGAGGTCACGCGGGAACTCGGCCTGTCGAATGCGCGGACCTGGGGCCTGATCCATGAGGCCTACCGGCACCTGCTCAAGCAAGTCGGTGATTTTTGA
- a CDS encoding tyrosine-type recombinase/integrase, translating into MKLIRQNVARLTLPAGKSDYIVFDDALPGFGLRLRAGGKRAWVVQYRVGSKQRRVTLGNLEALDADVARKAAKEILAKAQLGSDPQTEKAEYRAGAAVTLGAVTRQYLELRAKPNLKARSYEEVSRHLTRHWAPLKELPIKRVQRATVAARLGEIAKENGRFAANRARASLSTLFTWAMGEGLVDTNPVIGTNRATNEIKRDRVLTDAELRAVWQACRDDDHGRIVRLLILTAQRREEVGGMAWTEFNAETELWSIPRERTKNGRPHDVPLSAEALALFRAAPARDGRPLVFGDGEGGFQGWSNAKAALDRRIAESGATVRPWRLHDLRRTAATRMGDLGVLPHVIEALLNHISGHKAGVAGIYNRATYAREKREALDSWASYVSALMSSVAPPNAIAPGAHR; encoded by the coding sequence TTGAAGCTTATCCGGCAGAACGTTGCCCGGCTCACACTGCCAGCCGGCAAATCCGACTATATCGTGTTTGACGACGCCCTTCCTGGCTTCGGCCTCCGCCTTCGCGCGGGGGGGAAGAGGGCCTGGGTGGTTCAGTACCGCGTCGGTTCCAAGCAGCGCCGGGTTACACTAGGAAACCTCGAGGCGCTCGATGCCGATGTGGCCCGGAAGGCCGCCAAGGAGATACTGGCCAAGGCGCAGCTCGGGAGCGACCCCCAAACTGAGAAGGCCGAGTACCGGGCGGGGGCGGCCGTAACACTCGGTGCTGTCACTAGGCAATATCTCGAGCTTCGGGCCAAACCCAATCTGAAAGCCCGCAGCTACGAAGAGGTCTCGCGCCACCTAACTCGTCATTGGGCGCCCTTGAAGGAACTCCCCATCAAACGGGTCCAACGGGCAACTGTCGCCGCCCGACTGGGCGAGATTGCCAAGGAGAACGGCAGGTTCGCCGCGAACCGGGCTCGGGCTTCCCTCTCCACATTGTTCACGTGGGCCATGGGTGAGGGTCTCGTCGATACAAACCCGGTCATCGGAACGAACAGGGCAACGAACGAGATCAAGCGAGACCGCGTCCTCACGGACGCCGAGCTCCGAGCCGTCTGGCAAGCCTGTCGGGACGATGACCACGGCCGCATCGTCCGTCTGCTGATCCTCACCGCTCAGCGGCGTGAGGAGGTCGGCGGTATGGCTTGGACCGAGTTCAATGCCGAGACGGAACTGTGGTCTATTCCGAGGGAGCGCACCAAGAATGGCCGCCCGCACGATGTTCCGTTGAGCGCCGAGGCCCTCGCGCTTTTTCGGGCTGCTCCGGCTCGGGACGGAAGACCTCTTGTGTTCGGCGACGGTGAAGGCGGTTTTCAAGGATGGAGCAATGCAAAGGCCGCGCTCGACCGGCGCATCGCTGAATCCGGCGCAACAGTGAGGCCGTGGCGACTACACGACCTCCGCAGGACGGCAGCGACCCGCATGGGCGATCTCGGCGTCCTGCCGCATGTGATCGAAGCGCTCCTCAACCACATCTCCGGACACAAGGCCGGCGTTGCGGGGATCTACAACCGGGCAACCTACGCGAGAGAGAAGCGGGAAGCCCTAGACTCGTGGGCAAGCTATGTCAGCGCACTGATGTCTTCTGTGGCCCCTCCGAATGCCATTGCGCCGGGAGCGCACCGATGA
- a CDS encoding helix-turn-helix transcriptional regulator: protein MNGQDLPSDLTHHRILDSKQAALFWGVSLDHWRRLYRTGKVPIPIRLSERKLGWRVADLIDGLAARATRTPCA, encoded by the coding sequence ATGAACGGTCAAGACCTTCCGTCAGACCTCACCCACCATCGCATCCTCGACAGCAAGCAAGCCGCGCTCTTCTGGGGCGTCAGCCTCGATCATTGGCGGCGCCTTTACAGGACGGGAAAGGTGCCCATCCCGATCCGGCTCAGCGAGCGCAAACTTGGGTGGCGCGTGGCCGACTTGATCGATGGCCTTGCTGCACGCGCAACGCGAACTCCTTGCGCTTAG
- a CDS encoding DUF3631 domain-containing protein, with product MSTKKRKSSPPPGLSAAEVVLLDTQLPEIGGAVREKPVKPDGNGWRLAIRSQVKGSGKSTLLECIDNLTPNPIIAGSITASSLFRVIDGMHPTLLIDEADNVVNKNGNPDLLAILNSGHRRAGAYVIRSVPTDNGGWVVHQFKTFAGIAMAGLKILPETLQDRSIAIPLHKATQGEKREHLVNGQSPTLVDCRRKIARWAADLPELPAVAMPPELFNRIGDNWRNLFVVAEAAGGQWTDLVRQAASEALGEEDNGLALQLLDAIWQVFSEKKVRRIHTEALLQALLQTDESPWEEANNGRAITAYWLRDELAGFLFRPDNPEEAAALRRGRQWREGNGKSRRGYTEEHLREAWRRYLGRDAPSASSSQRGEGSEKPEPSDASAASAESEAASDAHDAADGQAASAASPPHGAASAQCGAAEVADVPQRSGYVAGGSKASNIAQDIDNNHVSGEVADVAGENGFRVPPPGEGLGSAGIGPGPARRRTRPNGAPPQVGE from the coding sequence GTGTCGACGAAAAAGCGCAAATCGTCCCCGCCACCTGGCCTCTCCGCGGCCGAAGTCGTCCTACTCGATACGCAGCTTCCGGAGATTGGCGGAGCAGTTCGGGAAAAACCCGTTAAACCCGACGGGAACGGCTGGCGGCTCGCCATACGGAGCCAGGTCAAAGGTTCAGGCAAGTCGACCCTGCTCGAATGCATCGATAACTTGACCCCCAATCCGATCATCGCCGGCTCAATCACCGCTTCGTCACTCTTTCGCGTCATCGACGGGATGCACCCAACCCTCCTCATCGACGAGGCCGACAACGTCGTGAACAAGAACGGCAATCCGGACCTGTTGGCTATCCTGAACAGCGGCCACCGCAGGGCCGGCGCCTATGTCATCCGGTCCGTTCCGACGGACAATGGAGGTTGGGTTGTCCACCAATTCAAAACCTTCGCTGGCATCGCTATGGCGGGGCTCAAAATTCTCCCCGAGACGCTGCAAGACCGCAGCATTGCGATCCCGCTCCACAAGGCGACCCAAGGAGAGAAGCGGGAGCACCTCGTCAACGGACAAAGTCCGACGCTCGTCGATTGCCGCCGCAAGATCGCGCGTTGGGCTGCCGACCTTCCGGAGCTTCCCGCCGTTGCCATGCCGCCAGAACTCTTCAACCGGATCGGCGATAACTGGCGCAACCTGTTCGTCGTTGCGGAGGCAGCCGGTGGCCAGTGGACGGACCTCGTGAGGCAGGCGGCGAGCGAGGCCCTTGGCGAGGAGGACAACGGCCTCGCTCTGCAATTACTCGATGCAATCTGGCAGGTATTTTCCGAGAAGAAGGTAAGGCGCATTCATACGGAGGCCCTCCTCCAGGCGCTGCTGCAGACGGATGAGTCGCCGTGGGAGGAAGCGAACAATGGCCGCGCAATCACCGCCTATTGGCTTCGCGACGAGCTTGCCGGCTTCCTGTTCCGGCCTGACAACCCGGAGGAGGCCGCAGCGCTCCGGCGTGGCCGTCAATGGCGTGAGGGGAACGGAAAGTCCCGCAGAGGCTACACGGAAGAGCATTTGCGCGAAGCCTGGAGGCGGTACCTCGGCCGCGACGCTCCCAGCGCATCTAGTTCACAGCGCGGAGAGGGGTCAGAAAAGCCAGAACCATCCGACGCGTCCGCTGCAAGCGCGGAAAGCGAAGCTGCTTCAGACGCTCACGACGCAGCGGATGGTCAGGCTGCGTCCGCCGCGTCTCCGCCACACGGCGCGGCATCGGCGCAGTGTGGCGCCGCGGAGGTCGCGGATGTGCCTCAACGTAGCGGATACGTAGCGGGTGGTTCGAAAGCATCGAATATAGCACAAGATATTGATAACAATCATGTTTCAGGCGAAGTAGCGGATGTAGCGGGCGAAAACGGGTTCAGGGTGCCCCCTCCTGGCGAAGGATTGGGCTCAGCCGGCATCGGACCCGGTCCGGCGCGGCGGCGGACACGCCCGAACGGGGCGCCTCCCCAGGTCGGGGAGTAA
- a CDS encoding DNA polymerase: MDRPSSEWPIPPTAAGGPAHPESPRPASALSRFVARLSYATDAVAAAALVAEITADAGGGLIAVDFETAPLPSERARFSDLRLRVAEAEGKVRAHTERRAAARRGAGGASAASASVEDPQGAAQALALAKAGLAALTSARDHAERAGLDPHRSTVRLCSLYAGGARVGVIDMTCVNWAVLAPVWEHPIVMHNATFDLGYLAQRQIEPVGVHCTLQATRLLNGPDSTSLETAAATYFGLEISKALQTSDWGAPHLTLPQVEYAATDAVVTWHLARVVLPLLGERRAAYDIQVGAIPAVVRMQLRGILLDVPAHAALVAALKAERAQLVGAYDRECVQAGRMDLRRAGVPENAPEVEALLNTLLPEQEREAWPRTPSSDKLSARRVDLTAGAGAHPLLQILVAIGRIDKQLSTYGERLAAQVSPVTGRIHASYRIAGAISGRSTCDKPNMQNVPDKQPVDGLPSFRTLFVAKPGYVLVAGDWSSMEMRAAACITNEENMTEAFARGEDLHVLTARTMLGLGEDEWLALPEETRALHRKHAKPVNFGRLYGQGARGLVDSARAQYGLLLDPETARGWIDAYEGTYPGYPRWCRDFSRACERKGEIPIGREGGRVHEIHWNPEGFRYTQCLNLPIQGACADAFMLALAAIDEALFAAGIDGGPVAAPHDEFVLEVAKADAARTAVILKEAMTAAFAVTFPGAPLHDLVVVKIGRSWAETK; this comes from the coding sequence ATGGACAGGCCGTCTTCTGAATGGCCCATCCCTCCGACCGCCGCGGGCGGGCCGGCGCATCCGGAAAGCCCGCGACCGGCCAGTGCGCTGTCTCGTTTCGTGGCCCGGCTGTCCTACGCCACCGACGCGGTTGCGGCTGCGGCCCTCGTCGCCGAGATCACTGCCGATGCGGGCGGGGGTCTCATCGCCGTCGACTTCGAAACCGCCCCCCTTCCAAGCGAGCGGGCGCGCTTCTCAGACCTTCGGCTCCGGGTGGCCGAGGCAGAAGGGAAGGTCCGCGCCCACACAGAGCGCCGCGCTGCAGCGCGACGCGGTGCCGGAGGCGCTAGCGCGGCAAGCGCCTCCGTTGAAGACCCGCAAGGCGCAGCGCAGGCGCTCGCCCTTGCCAAAGCAGGGCTTGCCGCGCTGACGAGTGCCCGAGATCACGCCGAGCGGGCCGGCCTCGATCCGCACCGCTCGACGGTGCGGCTCTGCTCGCTCTACGCCGGCGGCGCCCGCGTCGGAGTCATCGACATGACCTGCGTCAACTGGGCCGTGCTCGCCCCCGTCTGGGAGCACCCGATCGTCATGCACAACGCGACATTCGACCTCGGCTACCTCGCGCAGCGCCAAATCGAGCCCGTAGGCGTCCATTGCACTCTGCAGGCCACGCGGCTCCTCAACGGCCCGGATTCGACGTCCCTGGAGACCGCCGCGGCGACCTACTTCGGCCTCGAAATTTCCAAAGCTCTGCAGACGTCCGACTGGGGAGCGCCGCACCTTACCCTGCCGCAGGTTGAGTACGCGGCGACGGACGCGGTTGTGACGTGGCACCTCGCCCGGGTGGTTCTTCCGCTCCTCGGTGAGCGCCGCGCCGCTTACGATATCCAGGTTGGCGCCATCCCTGCCGTCGTGCGCATGCAGTTGCGCGGGATCCTGCTTGACGTCCCCGCGCACGCGGCTCTCGTGGCCGCCCTCAAGGCCGAGCGCGCGCAGCTCGTCGGAGCCTATGATCGCGAGTGTGTCCAGGCCGGTCGTATGGACCTGCGCCGGGCGGGAGTGCCCGAAAACGCGCCGGAGGTGGAAGCCCTGCTCAACACGCTCCTGCCGGAACAGGAGCGGGAGGCCTGGCCGCGTACGCCAAGCAGTGACAAGCTCAGTGCCCGGCGGGTCGACCTCACAGCCGGCGCCGGCGCGCATCCGCTCCTGCAAATTCTCGTCGCCATCGGGCGGATCGACAAGCAGCTCAGTACTTACGGGGAGAGGCTGGCGGCGCAGGTCTCACCCGTCACCGGCCGCATCCATGCCTCCTACAGGATCGCCGGCGCGATCTCTGGCCGGAGCACCTGCGACAAGCCGAATATGCAGAACGTCCCTGACAAGCAACCCGTCGATGGGTTGCCGAGTTTCCGGACGCTGTTCGTCGCCAAGCCGGGTTATGTCCTCGTCGCGGGCGACTGGTCATCAATGGAAATGCGGGCGGCGGCCTGCATCACCAACGAGGAGAACATGACGGAGGCATTCGCACGCGGCGAGGATCTGCACGTCCTCACCGCCCGGACCATGCTCGGCCTGGGCGAGGACGAGTGGCTGGCGTTGCCCGAGGAGACGCGCGCGCTGCACCGGAAACACGCCAAGCCGGTGAATTTCGGCCGGCTCTATGGGCAAGGCGCCCGGGGCCTCGTCGATTCGGCGCGGGCGCAGTACGGCCTCCTCCTCGACCCCGAGACGGCGCGCGGGTGGATCGATGCCTACGAGGGGACCTACCCCGGCTATCCGCGATGGTGCCGAGACTTCAGCCGGGCATGCGAGCGCAAGGGGGAGATCCCGATCGGGCGCGAGGGTGGGCGGGTGCACGAGATCCACTGGAATCCAGAGGGTTTCCGCTACACGCAGTGCCTGAACCTCCCGATCCAGGGCGCGTGCGCCGATGCCTTCATGCTTGCCCTCGCCGCGATAGATGAGGCGTTGTTCGCTGCGGGTATTGATGGTGGCCCGGTCGCGGCGCCGCACGACGAGTTTGTGCTCGAAGTGGCGAAAGCCGATGCCGCGCGTACCGCTGTTATCCTTAAAGAGGCCATGACCGCCGCTTTCGCGGTGACCTTCCCCGGCGCGCCGTTGCATGACCTCGTCGTGGTGAAGATCGGCCGTTCCTGGGCGGAAACGAAATGA
- a CDS encoding recombinase family protein — translation MPPHHGKFVSYLRVSTQRQGRSGLGLEAQRKAVTDFLDGGRWQLKQELVEVESGKHADRPQLQAAFEACKLYGATLVIAKLDRLSRDAHFLLGLQKAGVRFLAVDMPEANELVVGIMAVVAQAERMMISTRTKAALAAAKARGTKLGNPNGIRAMLPHIEGGRQRSRQVIQAGADERAQRLASVFLELEAQGVTSANATAKALTERGISTARGGQWTARAIINMRNRLNRRASST, via the coding sequence ATGCCCCCGCATCACGGTAAATTCGTTTCATATCTCCGCGTGTCGACGCAGCGTCAGGGACGCTCTGGTCTGGGTCTCGAGGCGCAGCGCAAGGCCGTGACCGATTTCCTTGATGGCGGGCGCTGGCAGCTCAAGCAGGAGCTTGTTGAAGTCGAGAGCGGCAAGCATGCCGATCGACCCCAGCTTCAGGCGGCATTCGAGGCCTGCAAACTCTATGGTGCGACGCTGGTGATAGCGAAACTCGATCGACTGTCACGCGATGCCCATTTCCTGCTCGGCCTGCAGAAGGCCGGCGTCAGGTTCCTCGCTGTTGATATGCCGGAAGCGAACGAACTGGTCGTTGGCATCATGGCGGTGGTGGCACAGGCCGAGCGCATGATGATCTCGACCCGCACGAAGGCAGCGCTCGCCGCCGCCAAGGCGCGCGGGACGAAGCTCGGCAACCCGAATGGCATCAGGGCGATGCTGCCGCATATCGAGGGCGGCAGGCAGCGTTCGCGCCAGGTTATCCAGGCCGGGGCGGACGAGCGGGCTCAGCGCTTGGCGAGCGTTTTCCTCGAGCTTGAGGCGCAGGGCGTCACGAGCGCCAACGCCACCGCCAAGGCGCTCACCGAACGCGGGATCTCGACGGCTCGAGGAGGCCAATGGACGGCGCGCGCAATTATCAACATGCGCAATCGGCTCAATCGCAGAGCAAGCTCGACCTAG